Proteins co-encoded in one Opitutus terrae PB90-1 genomic window:
- a CDS encoding GspE/PulE family protein, translating into MFESHNQAIDELLRGPLQVPAEPIEALHEAHRATGKSLADLAVELGVVERRELLSAVGRSLGWRCADELPATISSELCAAVPARTARRLGVFPLRAQGHNLELLAVDPFNHRLAEDLTFALERDVQLVVGDPTAILHLIRQCYGEDDTTLEEVLREFEAGAPLGGTNGLSQDDLAALAGRPPVVRFVDVVLSQAVRAHASDVHFEPFEHEFKIRYRVDGALYEMAPPPKALALPVTSRLKVLADLNIAERRVPQDGRIRLVVDDHPVDLRVSTLPTQFGESVVLRVLDRSAVHLELGELGMPEDVLRGITGTIRRPNGILVVTGPTGSGKTTTLYSALRAINSTELKLLTAEDPVEYEIEGIMQVPVNPGIGLSFAAALRSFLRQDPDVILVGEIRDLETAQMAIQASLTGHLVLSTLHTNDAVGAIARLLDLGVEPFLLASTLEGVLAQRLVRRVCVRCRTQRVPSRELGAQLGGFENEPLCAAGPGCAECGGTGYRGRRGIFEWLRITEGLREMIVAGAPSQDLRRQAVAGGMRTLREDGLRALQAGVTTIEEIVRYT; encoded by the coding sequence ATGTTCGAGAGCCACAATCAGGCGATCGACGAACTGCTGCGCGGGCCGCTGCAAGTGCCGGCAGAGCCGATCGAGGCGTTGCATGAGGCTCACCGCGCCACCGGCAAATCGCTCGCCGACCTTGCGGTCGAACTGGGGGTGGTCGAACGCCGCGAGCTGTTGTCCGCGGTCGGCCGCTCGCTGGGCTGGCGTTGCGCCGACGAGTTGCCCGCGACGATCTCGAGCGAGCTGTGCGCTGCGGTTCCCGCCCGCACTGCGCGCCGGCTGGGGGTGTTCCCGCTGCGGGCACAGGGACACAATCTCGAACTGCTGGCGGTGGACCCGTTCAACCACCGGCTCGCGGAGGATCTCACCTTCGCGCTCGAACGGGACGTGCAGTTGGTCGTCGGGGATCCGACCGCCATTCTGCATCTCATTCGGCAGTGCTACGGCGAGGACGATACCACGCTGGAAGAGGTGCTGCGGGAGTTCGAAGCGGGAGCGCCGCTTGGTGGAACGAACGGACTGTCGCAGGATGATCTCGCCGCGCTCGCCGGGCGGCCACCTGTGGTGCGGTTCGTCGACGTGGTGCTGAGTCAGGCGGTGCGCGCCCACGCGAGTGACGTTCACTTCGAGCCCTTCGAACACGAGTTCAAGATCCGCTATCGCGTCGACGGCGCGCTGTACGAAATGGCTCCGCCGCCCAAGGCGCTGGCTCTCCCGGTCACTTCGCGCCTCAAGGTGCTGGCCGACCTGAACATCGCGGAGCGGAGAGTACCGCAGGATGGTCGCATTCGGCTGGTGGTGGACGATCACCCGGTGGATTTGCGCGTGTCGACGCTGCCGACCCAGTTCGGCGAGAGCGTCGTGTTGCGCGTCTTGGATCGGTCCGCGGTCCATCTCGAACTCGGCGAGTTGGGGATGCCCGAGGATGTGCTCCGTGGAATCACCGGCACGATTCGCCGGCCCAATGGGATTCTCGTGGTGACCGGGCCAACCGGCTCGGGCAAAACCACGACGCTTTACAGTGCGTTGCGGGCGATCAACTCGACCGAACTCAAGCTGCTGACCGCCGAGGACCCGGTGGAATACGAGATCGAAGGCATCATGCAGGTGCCGGTGAATCCGGGTATCGGACTCAGCTTTGCCGCGGCGCTGCGGAGCTTCCTGCGGCAGGATCCGGACGTCATCCTGGTCGGGGAAATTCGCGATTTGGAGACAGCGCAAATGGCAATCCAAGCCTCGCTGACCGGCCACCTGGTGCTTTCAACGCTGCACACGAATGACGCGGTGGGCGCGATCGCCCGGCTGCTCGATCTCGGCGTGGAACCGTTTCTCCTCGCATCGACGTTGGAAGGCGTGCTCGCGCAGCGGCTCGTGCGGCGAGTGTGTGTGCGGTGTCGCACGCAGCGCGTTCCCTCGCGTGAGCTTGGCGCGCAATTGGGCGGATTCGAGAACGAACCGCTCTGCGCCGCCGGGCCGGGGTGTGCGGAGTGTGGTGGCACGGGTTATCGCGGGCGCCGGGGGATTTTCGAGTGGCTGCGGATCACGGAAGGGCTACGCGAGATGATCGTCGCAGGCGCGCCGAGCCAGGATCTCCGCCGGCAGGCCGTCGCCGGAGGGATGCGGACGTTGCGGGAGGACGGGCTGAGAGCGCTGCAGGCCGGGGTGACGACGATCGAGGAAATCGTGCGCTACACCTAA
- a CDS encoding type II secretion system F family protein: MPTFRYSAINAATGRECAGRIDGRSAEDVTRTLKSRGLAPTSLTCIEELVEAGTRSVHGRRRPEGNGSAGIRREPAAVVAPRTKRWRGVAFGRPVSARALALFTRQLATLVRAGMPLVRGLEVLARQESGPRFREIVNDLAATIRAGESLSEALAQHPRVFDRLYVSMARAGEAGGVLHVVLERLAAFLEKSARLKARIAAAMTYPVIVLALAGGIVAALMVFVVPRFEQIFSGLLKGQPLPTLTRLVLGVSGIFQHHGGWCLALVAIGVMAFALVRRTARGRSAIDWAKLHCPVVGPLLLKTAIARFSRTLGTLLASGVPILQALLITRDTSGNTQVSAAIALVHERVKAGENVAGPLAASGVFPAMVVGLAEVGEETGKLPEMLGRIADAYEEEVDNAVAGLTAMIEPVLIVVLAVLVGTVVLALFLPIISVIQYLQ; the protein is encoded by the coding sequence ATGCCGACGTTCCGCTACTCCGCCATCAACGCCGCGACCGGGCGCGAGTGCGCCGGCCGCATCGACGGTCGTTCGGCGGAAGACGTTACGCGCACGCTCAAGTCGCGCGGTTTGGCGCCGACGTCGCTGACCTGCATCGAGGAACTCGTCGAAGCGGGAACGAGGTCGGTTCACGGGCGACGGCGGCCCGAGGGCAACGGCTCGGCGGGCATTCGGCGCGAGCCGGCGGCGGTCGTGGCGCCCCGTACGAAACGCTGGCGCGGCGTTGCTTTCGGTCGGCCGGTGAGCGCGCGAGCGCTGGCCTTGTTCACCCGGCAACTCGCCACGTTGGTGCGTGCGGGCATGCCGCTCGTGCGCGGCCTCGAGGTGTTGGCGCGACAGGAAAGCGGCCCGCGATTTCGCGAAATCGTGAATGACCTCGCAGCGACCATTCGCGCGGGTGAGAGCCTGTCCGAAGCGCTGGCGCAACATCCACGCGTGTTCGATCGCCTGTACGTGAGCATGGCGCGGGCAGGCGAGGCGGGCGGGGTGCTCCATGTCGTGCTGGAACGTCTGGCGGCGTTCCTCGAGAAGTCGGCGCGACTGAAAGCCCGGATCGCGGCGGCGATGACCTACCCGGTGATCGTGCTCGCGCTGGCGGGCGGAATTGTCGCGGCGCTCATGGTTTTCGTGGTGCCGCGCTTCGAGCAGATTTTCAGCGGGCTGCTGAAGGGGCAACCGCTGCCGACGCTGACGCGCCTGGTGCTCGGTGTGAGCGGAATTTTTCAACATCACGGCGGATGGTGCCTCGCCCTTGTTGCGATCGGTGTGATGGCGTTCGCGCTGGTGCGACGTACCGCACGCGGCCGCAGTGCGATCGACTGGGCAAAGTTGCATTGCCCGGTGGTCGGTCCGCTGTTGCTCAAGACCGCCATCGCGCGTTTCAGCCGGACGCTCGGCACGCTGCTGGCGAGCGGTGTGCCGATTTTGCAGGCGCTGCTGATCACGCGCGACACGAGCGGCAATACGCAGGTGAGCGCGGCGATTGCGCTGGTGCACGAACGCGTCAAAGCCGGAGAGAATGTGGCCGGGCCGCTGGCCGCGAGCGGGGTGTTTCCGGCGATGGTCGTCGGACTCGCCGAAGTGGGTGAGGAGACGGGCAAGCTGCCGGAGATGCTCGGGCGAATCGCTGACGCCTACGAAGAGGAGGTCGACAACGCCGTCGCGGGTCTCACCGCGATGATTGAGCCGGTGCTGATTGTGGTGCTCGCGGTGCTGGTGGGCACGGTCGTGCTGGCGCTGTTCCTGCCGATCATCTCGGTGATCCAATATCTGCAGTGA
- a CDS encoding 3'-5' exoribonuclease YhaM family protein encodes MSDDLCLSCIRDLKHFTTSDNGRTFSSLVVIKKLAAKTASNGNTFYSVEIGDRTGSCSCTVFGDSPVFEVLKSGGEGAVIRVEGKIDFYQGRLSPKLARASVLSEEELGAPGLLDSLVEVAPENPEGLWAEISAFIDGIAQPELRATVRGVFDEIGDSFRWAPAAVSMHHAYRHGLLEHTTHMARACRALLPLYPEVDPDLAMAGILLHDTGKTIEYEGTLATKRSRRGILQGHVVLGYQLARKAAMKAKLPADLLERLEHIILSHQGEPEWGAAVYAATPEAVFVSMIDNLDAKMGMVQRALRQSNETDEFSERLPGLNGPLLTKKIPR; translated from the coding sequence ATGTCCGACGACCTCTGCCTCTCCTGCATTCGCGACCTCAAGCACTTCACCACCTCGGACAACGGCCGCACGTTCTCGAGCCTGGTCGTCATCAAGAAGCTCGCGGCGAAGACCGCTTCGAATGGAAACACCTTTTACAGCGTGGAGATCGGCGATCGCACCGGCTCGTGCTCGTGCACCGTCTTTGGCGACAGCCCGGTCTTCGAAGTGCTCAAAAGCGGCGGCGAAGGCGCCGTGATTCGCGTCGAGGGGAAAATCGATTTCTACCAAGGACGGCTGTCGCCGAAGCTCGCGCGAGCCTCCGTCCTGTCCGAGGAGGAACTCGGCGCGCCCGGTTTGCTTGACAGCCTCGTCGAGGTCGCGCCCGAAAATCCCGAGGGCTTGTGGGCGGAGATTAGCGCCTTCATCGACGGTATCGCGCAACCCGAACTGCGCGCGACCGTGCGCGGCGTGTTTGACGAAATCGGCGACTCCTTTCGCTGGGCGCCCGCGGCGGTGTCAATGCACCACGCTTATCGGCACGGTTTGCTGGAGCACACGACGCACATGGCGCGCGCTTGCCGGGCTCTGCTGCCGCTCTATCCCGAGGTGGATCCGGATCTCGCGATGGCGGGCATTCTGCTTCACGACACCGGCAAGACGATCGAATACGAGGGCACGCTCGCCACGAAACGGAGCCGTCGCGGCATTCTCCAGGGTCACGTGGTGCTCGGTTACCAGCTCGCCCGCAAGGCGGCGATGAAGGCGAAACTTCCGGCCGACCTGCTGGAGCGGCTCGAGCACATCATTCTCTCTCATCAAGGCGAACCCGAATGGGGCGCGGCCGTCTACGCCGCCACGCCGGAAGCGGTGTTCGTGTCGATGATCGACAACCTCGACGCGAAGATGGGCATGGTGCAGCGCGCGCTCCGACAATCGAATGAAACCGATGAATTTTCCGAGCGCCTGCCCGGTCTCAACGGTCCGCTGCTGACGAAGAAAATTCCGCGCTGA
- a CDS encoding DUF2238 domain-containing protein has translation MDRRLVWFVALLVPVLAWSWIHPHDRFTWWLEVLPVVIGVPLVVAFHRRFPLSTLLLVLIWCHCVILIVGGHYTYARVPLGDWAREWFGWSRNHYDKLGHFAQGFVPAILARELLVRTSPLKASRWLGFLVVCVCLAFSACYELIEWLTAIASGAAAEDFLGTQGDPWDTQTDMAMALVGAVCALVALSRWHDRSIARVLVRARKNETAP, from the coding sequence ATGGACCGCCGCCTCGTCTGGTTCGTCGCCCTCCTTGTGCCCGTGTTGGCATGGTCGTGGATTCACCCGCACGACCGGTTCACGTGGTGGTTGGAGGTGCTGCCGGTGGTGATCGGCGTGCCGCTCGTCGTGGCGTTCCACCGGCGGTTTCCGCTCTCCACGCTGCTGCTCGTATTGATCTGGTGCCACTGCGTGATCCTGATCGTCGGCGGACACTACACGTATGCGCGGGTGCCGCTGGGCGACTGGGCGCGCGAGTGGTTCGGTTGGTCGCGCAACCACTACGACAAACTTGGGCATTTTGCCCAGGGGTTTGTGCCCGCGATCCTCGCGCGTGAACTGCTGGTCCGCACCTCGCCCTTGAAGGCCAGTCGCTGGCTCGGTTTCTTGGTCGTGTGCGTCTGCCTGGCCTTTTCGGCGTGCTATGAACTCATCGAGTGGTTGACGGCGATCGCGAGCGGAGCTGCGGCGGAGGATTTTCTCGGAACTCAAGGTGATCCTTGGGATACGCAGACTGACATGGCCATGGCGCTCGTCGGTGCGGTGTGCGCGCTGGTCGCGCTCAGCCGCTGGCACGATCGCTCGATCGCACGTGTACTGGTGCGGGCGCGGAAAAACGAAACCGCACCGTAG
- a CDS encoding isochorismatase family protein, with translation MSSTPSATVADLLLLCVDLQPVFLKAVADSAALQRRCAFAIQAAAGLGVPLLFTEQVPQKLGGTAPELLALAPGAPVLGKNAFSALGDEGIRQDIAARKPEHLLLCGIETSVCVYQTAVDALAAGFAVTLLSDCLSARRPEDARVCLDALTRAGAHVLPSETVFYSLLRDVTHPFFKAYTQLVKTATSAA, from the coding sequence ATGTCTTCCACTCCGTCCGCCACCGTCGCCGATCTGCTTCTGCTCTGCGTCGACCTGCAGCCCGTGTTCCTAAAGGCCGTCGCTGATTCCGCAGCACTGCAGCGCCGCTGCGCGTTCGCGATTCAGGCGGCGGCCGGTCTCGGCGTGCCACTGTTGTTCACGGAGCAGGTGCCGCAGAAGCTCGGCGGCACCGCGCCGGAATTGCTCGCGCTCGCGCCGGGCGCTCCCGTCCTGGGGAAGAACGCCTTTTCCGCGCTGGGCGACGAGGGCATTCGGCAGGACATCGCGGCGCGGAAACCGGAGCATCTGCTTCTCTGCGGCATCGAGACTTCGGTCTGCGTTTACCAGACCGCCGTCGACGCACTCGCTGCCGGTTTCGCCGTGACGCTGCTGAGCGACTGCCTCAGCGCGCGACGTCCTGAGGATGCCCGCGTCTGTCTCGATGCGCTGACCCGCGCCGGCGCGCACGTCCTGCCGAGCGAGACGGTGTTCTACTCGCTACTTCGCGACGTGACGCACCCATTCTTCAAGGCCTACACACAGTTGGTGAAGACCGCGACGAGTGCCGCGTGA
- a CDS encoding metallophosphoesterase: MAAVRQISGRPKLMNGRLIAIGDIHGCAREFEELLNKLELQRGDRVVLLGDLINRGPESARVLALAREQAHLSLLGNHELRLLNYRKTSDPTHLKKSDYDTLKQLGRRDWAYMAAMPLTYFDRRDGVVLVHGGFLPDLPWRQQPARIVTRVQNIDRDGNPRKRSEAPNCPHWSTLWQGPPFVVYGHTSRPQVARLKWSLGIDTACAMGGRLTACILPEQKLVQVKAHEVYYQP, from the coding sequence GTGGCCGCTGTCCGCCAGATCAGCGGCAGACCCAAGCTCATGAACGGCCGGCTCATTGCGATCGGTGACATCCACGGGTGCGCGCGCGAGTTCGAGGAACTCCTCAACAAGCTCGAGCTCCAGCGCGGCGATCGTGTCGTGCTCCTCGGCGATCTGATCAATCGCGGACCGGAGAGCGCACGTGTCCTGGCCCTCGCGCGCGAGCAGGCGCATCTTTCGCTGTTGGGGAATCACGAACTGCGGTTGCTGAACTACCGCAAGACCAGCGACCCCACGCACCTGAAGAAGAGCGACTACGACACGCTCAAGCAACTCGGCCGGCGCGACTGGGCCTACATGGCGGCGATGCCGCTGACCTATTTTGACCGGCGCGATGGCGTCGTGCTGGTGCACGGTGGATTTTTGCCGGATCTGCCGTGGCGGCAGCAGCCGGCGCGGATCGTCACGCGCGTCCAGAACATCGACCGGGACGGCAATCCAAGAAAACGCTCCGAAGCGCCGAACTGCCCGCATTGGTCGACGCTCTGGCAGGGGCCGCCGTTCGTGGTTTACGGACACACGTCCCGACCGCAGGTCGCGCGACTGAAGTGGTCGCTCGGCATCGACACCGCCTGTGCGATGGGCGGCCGACTGACGGCATGCATCCTGCCGGAGCAGAAGCTCGTGCAGGTCAAGGCGCACGAAGTCTACTACCAGCCGTAG
- the ppk1 gene encoding polyphosphate kinase 1 has translation MTSVVKRPRKLARIPAAEGKSIRRLSPHDADRSAYANREQSWLAFNRRVLDQACNPVNPLLERVKFLAIVSSNLDEFFEIRVAGLMQQVDAVAGELSLDGLLPREQLKRVQASAAALVHDQYRCWHEQLVPALAKEGILFHHATRLTPEEDAWVRQYFQAQVLPVLTPLAIDQAHPFPQIGNKTLNVLVSLDNPDTPDNENLMILLPVPRILPRIVQIEPQRGRPGRYIFLSEIIKLCAGALFPGYRVNSAHAFRITRNSDLYIDDEEAENLLKKIEEELRNLRRGATVRLEIEAGVDEGLFTMLCGYLGLSPEYAYRLEGPLNFLRLMSLYETTDRPDLKFPPFTPAELPALRSYASIFEAIRAREFLLHHPYDSFEPVVDFVEQAARDPDVFAIKQTFYRTSGDSPIVRAMMDAAINGKQVTALVELKARFDEANNIHWARQMEDAGVHVVYGLIGHKTHCKCSLVVRREGDALRRYVHLGSGNYNPKTARLYTDLSFFTTNEAITSEVAQLFNTLTGAGRTPEFRELLVAPFNLHARIQELIAAEAANAAAGKPARIMAKMNKLVDQVTIDNLYAASQAGVQIDLIVRATCCLRPGVKGLSENIRVRSIVGRFLEHARTFYFENGGQPLVYCGSADWMSRNFFRRVETLFPIYDPELRQRIIDDLLPIELRDNEDARELQPDGSYRPPTRPPGEPGFCAQRYFMAAAGLRAVAPVVAAPAPVVP, from the coding sequence ATGACCTCCGTGGTAAAACGCCCCCGCAAGCTCGCCCGGATTCCCGCGGCTGAGGGCAAGTCGATCCGCCGACTCTCGCCGCACGACGCCGACCGTTCCGCCTACGCCAATCGCGAGCAGAGCTGGCTCGCGTTCAACCGGCGCGTGCTGGACCAGGCCTGCAACCCGGTGAACCCATTGCTCGAGCGCGTGAAGTTCCTCGCCATCGTCAGCTCCAACCTCGACGAGTTCTTCGAGATCCGCGTCGCCGGGCTGATGCAGCAGGTGGATGCCGTGGCGGGCGAACTTAGTCTCGACGGCCTGCTGCCGCGCGAGCAGCTGAAACGCGTGCAAGCCTCGGCCGCCGCGCTCGTGCACGACCAGTATCGCTGCTGGCACGAGCAACTCGTGCCGGCGCTCGCCAAGGAAGGCATTCTGTTCCACCACGCGACGCGGCTCACGCCCGAGGAGGACGCGTGGGTGCGGCAGTATTTCCAAGCGCAGGTGCTGCCGGTGCTCACGCCCCTCGCCATCGACCAGGCGCATCCGTTCCCCCAGATCGGCAACAAAACGCTCAACGTGCTCGTGTCGCTCGACAACCCCGACACGCCGGACAACGAGAACCTCATGATTCTGCTGCCGGTGCCGCGGATTCTCCCGCGCATCGTTCAGATCGAGCCGCAGCGCGGCCGTCCCGGCCGCTACATTTTTTTGAGCGAGATCATCAAGCTCTGTGCCGGCGCGCTGTTCCCGGGGTATCGCGTCAACAGCGCCCACGCGTTTCGCATCACGCGCAACAGCGATCTCTACATCGACGACGAGGAAGCCGAAAACCTGCTCAAGAAAATCGAGGAGGAACTCCGTAACCTCCGGCGCGGCGCGACCGTGCGGCTCGAGATCGAGGCCGGCGTGGACGAAGGGCTCTTCACGATGCTCTGCGGCTATCTCGGCTTGTCGCCGGAATACGCCTACCGGCTCGAAGGTCCGCTCAATTTCCTGCGGCTGATGAGCCTCTACGAGACGACCGACCGGCCGGACCTGAAGTTTCCGCCGTTCACGCCGGCCGAGTTGCCGGCGCTGCGCAGCTACGCCTCGATCTTCGAGGCGATTCGCGCGCGCGAGTTTCTGCTGCATCACCCCTACGACTCGTTCGAGCCCGTCGTCGATTTCGTCGAGCAAGCGGCGCGCGACCCCGACGTGTTCGCGATCAAGCAGACGTTTTACCGCACCAGCGGCGATTCGCCCATCGTGCGCGCGATGATGGATGCGGCGATCAACGGCAAGCAGGTGACCGCGCTGGTCGAGTTGAAGGCGCGGTTCGACGAGGCGAACAACATTCACTGGGCGCGCCAGATGGAGGACGCCGGCGTGCACGTCGTCTACGGGCTCATTGGCCACAAGACCCATTGCAAGTGCAGCCTCGTCGTGCGGCGCGAGGGCGACGCGCTGCGCCGTTACGTGCACCTCGGCAGCGGCAACTACAACCCCAAGACCGCGCGGCTCTACACCGACCTGAGCTTTTTCACCACGAACGAAGCGATCACCAGCGAAGTCGCCCAGCTCTTCAACACGCTGACCGGCGCCGGCCGCACGCCGGAATTCCGCGAGCTGCTGGTGGCGCCCTTTAACCTGCATGCGCGCATCCAGGAGCTGATCGCCGCCGAGGCCGCCAACGCCGCGGCCGGCAAGCCCGCGCGGATCATGGCGAAGATGAACAAGCTCGTCGACCAGGTGACTATCGACAATCTCTACGCCGCGTCGCAAGCCGGGGTGCAGATCGATCTGATTGTGCGTGCGACCTGCTGTCTGCGTCCGGGTGTGAAGGGGTTGAGCGAGAACATCCGCGTGCGCAGCATCGTCGGCCGCTTTCTCGAACACGCCCGCACGTTCTATTTCGAAAACGGCGGTCAACCGCTGGTCTACTGCGGCAGCGCCGACTGGATGTCGCGCAACTTCTTCCGCCGCGTCGAAACGCTGTTTCCGATTTACGATCCGGAACTGCGCCAGCGCATCATCGACGACCTGCTGCCGATCGAGCTGCGCGACAACGAGGATGCGCGCGAGCTTCAGCCGGACGGGAGTTATCGTCCGCCGACGCGCCCGCCGGGCGAGCCGGGTTTTTGCGCCCAGCGCTATTTCATGGCCGCCGCCGGGCTGCGCGCGGTGGCGCCGGTCGTGGCCGCGCCGGCGCCTGTCGTGCCGTGA
- a CDS encoding glycoside hydrolase family 5 protein yields the protein MKAWIFGMCVLGGLLPAWLRAAEEKISPTAQELMEEGEERREYTFKRGVNISHWLSQNSPARPFAAPWFDEEDVSWIARQGFDHIRLPVDLRQCLRADGTLDPEKLKPIEEAIFWTGSRGLGLVLDAHFLPGADFNAVDGDKRVFTDEKLQEQAAEIWRELSRHFLDEGPWLRFEILNEPVAAENEQVNAFMRRMLTAIREGNHQRVAYVTSNRWSSFETVRDVVLPEDPHVALTLHFYEPMVFTHQRAPWAGFKGTLPPVNFPGKAPAVDGHTLPHYNLGVVAGTELTVEQIAAAFARVEAWAREHAPKTEIYLGEFGVYRAADPASQRRWIRAVVEQCEKRGWGWAVWDYQGGFAVRDADGRPTPVLEGLFPEQK from the coding sequence ATGAAAGCGTGGATTTTCGGGATGTGTGTGCTTGGCGGGCTGCTGCCGGCGTGGCTGCGTGCAGCGGAGGAAAAGATTTCACCGACGGCGCAGGAATTGATGGAGGAAGGAGAGGAGCGGCGGGAATACACCTTCAAGCGCGGGGTGAACATTTCGCACTGGCTCTCACAAAACTCGCCGGCGCGGCCCTTCGCCGCGCCGTGGTTCGACGAGGAGGACGTGAGCTGGATTGCGCGGCAGGGCTTTGATCACATCCGACTGCCGGTGGACCTTCGCCAGTGCCTCAGGGCCGACGGCACGCTGGATCCGGAGAAGCTGAAGCCGATCGAGGAAGCGATCTTCTGGACGGGCAGTCGGGGACTCGGGCTCGTGCTGGATGCGCATTTTCTGCCGGGTGCGGACTTCAATGCGGTGGACGGCGACAAGCGCGTGTTCACCGATGAAAAGTTGCAGGAGCAGGCGGCGGAGATCTGGCGCGAACTCAGCCGGCATTTCCTCGATGAAGGTCCGTGGCTGCGGTTTGAGATTCTGAACGAGCCGGTGGCGGCGGAGAACGAGCAGGTCAACGCGTTCATGCGGCGCATGCTCACGGCGATCCGCGAAGGCAATCACCAGCGCGTGGCTTATGTGACGTCGAACCGCTGGAGCAGCTTCGAAACGGTGCGCGACGTGGTTCTGCCGGAGGATCCACACGTGGCGCTGACCCTGCACTTTTATGAGCCGATGGTGTTCACCCATCAGCGTGCCCCGTGGGCTGGCTTCAAGGGGACGCTGCCGCCGGTGAATTTTCCCGGCAAGGCTCCGGCCGTGGACGGCCACACGCTGCCGCACTACAACCTTGGCGTCGTGGCGGGCACGGAGCTGACGGTCGAACAAATCGCCGCGGCGTTCGCGCGAGTGGAGGCGTGGGCGCGCGAGCACGCGCCGAAGACCGAGATCTATTTGGGCGAGTTCGGCGTCTATCGCGCGGCCGATCCTGCGTCGCAGCGGCGTTGGATCCGTGCGGTGGTCGAGCAATGCGAAAAGCGCGGCTGGGGCTGGGCGGTGTGGGACTACCAAGGCGGCTTTGCAGTGCGCGATGCCGACGGCCGGCCGACGCCGGTACTGGAGGGACTTTTCCCGGAGCAAAAATAA